Proteins from a genomic interval of Syngnathus acus chromosome 4, fSynAcu1.2, whole genome shotgun sequence:
- the alpi.1 gene encoding alkaline phosphatase, intestinal, tandem duplicate 1 — protein MQTPHRWSRNLPLIFLGTMLLAGDWAAVESQVLYEHEREAAYWDAQAKATLDAALKLRPRDHQAKNMILFLGDGMGVSTVSAARILEGQMQGNAGEETVLAMDTFPYVALSKTYSVDKQVADSASTATAYHCGVKANAKTVGLSGKAVAYECNTTFGNEVYSVLRRAKAKGKSVGIVTTTRVQHASPAAAYAHSVSRSWYSDADLPSSARHQGCVDIATQLVTNVDIDVILGGGRMYMTPKGTSDPEYPASNSRKGDRKDRRNLIDVWLKAKPNKNSHYVWHRKEFDEINVETTDRLMGLFEPKDMRFEVFRNATRDPSIVEMTEKAIQILSKNPKGYFLFVEGGRIDHGHHDGIAKLALTEAVMFDRAIDRASQLTRESDTLTVVTADHSHVFTFGGNTPRGNPIFGLAPKKADDQMPFTSILYANGPGYVHINGTRGNITMVDYYDEEYMQQAAVPLDAETHGGEDVAIYAKGPMAHLFHGVKEQNYVAHVMAYAACLEPYTDCPPQTHSHTSRACVHTFSNLIFLLIAFWLSG, from the exons ATGCAGACGCCACATCGCTGGTCTCGGAATCTCCCACTCATTTTTCTGGGAACTATGTTGCTGGCAGGAGATTGGGCTGCTGTGGAAAGCCAAG TCCTGTACGAACATGAAAGAGAGGCAGCCTACTGGGATGCCCAGGCCAAGGCGACGCTGGATGCTGCGTTGAAACTCCGCCCTCGGGATCACCAGGCCAAAAACATGATCTTGTTCCTTGGAgatg GAATGGGCGTGTCCACTGTGTCAGCCGCTCGAATTCTGGAAGGCCAAATGCAGGGCAATGCAGGGGAGGAGACAGTCCTGGCCATGGACACCTTTCCATATGTGGCACTTTCAAAG ACCTACAGTGTAGACAAGCAGGTGGCAGACAGTGCCAGCACAGCTACAGCCTACCATTGTGGAGTGAAAGCTAACGCCAAAACTGTTGGACTGAGCGGCAAGGCAGTGGCCTATGAATGTAACACCACCTTTGGCAACGAGGTCTACTCTGTGCTGCGACGTGCAAAAGCCAAAG GTAAATCAGTCGGTATCGTGACTACCACTCGGGTCCAGCATGCATCACCGGCTGCTGCCTATGCACACTCAGTCAGCCGGAGCTGGTACAGTGATGCAGATCTTCCCAGCAGCGCACGTCATCAAGGGTGTGTGGACATCGCCACGCAACTAGTCACCAACGTTGACATTGAT GTGATCTTGGGAGGAGGGAGGATGTACATGACACCAAAAGGAACTTCCGACCCTGAGTATCCAGCCTCCAACTCTCGCAAGGGGGACCGGAAAGACCGGAGGAACCTTATAGACGTCTGGTTGAAGGCTAAACCA AACAAGAATTCACACTATGTTTGGCACAGGAAGGAGTTTGATGAAATAAACGTTGAAACTACTGATCGACTCATGG GTCTGTTTGAGCCAAAGGATATGAGATTTGAAGTTTTCCGAAATGCCACCAGGGACCCTTCAATTGTGGAGATGACTGAGAAAGCCATTCAGATCCTGAGCAAGAATCCAAAaggctattttctttttgtggaaG GAGGGAGAATTGATCATGGACACCACGATGGCATAGCCAAACTTGCACTGACAGAGGCCGTGATGTTTGATCGAGCAATCGATCGAGCTTCTCAGCTCACCAGAGAATCTGATACACTGACTGTCGTCACGGCTGACCACTCGCATGTTTTCACTTTTGGCGGCAACACACCCCGAGGAAATCCAATCTTTG GGCTAGCACCAAAAAAAGCAGATGACCAAATGCCTTTCACCAGCATCCTGTACGCCAACGGCCCCGGTTATGTGCATATAAATGGAACCAGAGGGAACATCACGATGGTGGATTACT ATGACGAGGAGTACATGCAGCAGGCCGCCGTTCCTCTTGATGCTGAGACGCATGGTGGCGAGGATGTCGCCATTTACGCCAAAGGCCCCATGGCTCACCTCTTCCACGGGGTCAAAGAACAGAACTATGTGGCTCATGTTATGGCCTATGCTGCTTGTTTGGAACCCTATACAGACTGTCCCCCTCAAACTCATTCCCACACGTCCAGGGCGTGTGTGCACACGTTCTCAAATCTAATTTTTTTACTAATTGCCTTCTGGCTATCCGGATGA
- the ankle1 gene encoding ankyrin repeat and LEM domain-containing protein 1, whose amino-acid sequence MDRKKKSLESQLCAAVNNGEPRSVQLLLYQGAIPDLVGSKGVAAIHLAVGKETEKNMRCLKLLLQHGADPNVKSSDGLTPLHVAAIWGCYQNLKLLLKNGGNPNVKDNEGNTPMRLAELEENGRCAQLLEDYLSSSVGTEEDDLPQFKYAVYSDHTDTSGYPESGSSFTSQSSLISDLGEAPLSSTRRSSFFNRSNINGRTVCKAITYNKLFDGDAEMQHHPNSSTFSHWESEGASLLSSTRISTVEPAIPFPKEKDLFAATDVLSSEGDVQIRDGQITTAKLNTPPTFLSRRANRKSVSFCDVDEYFPVFSPQSPIKMTAVDGTPGNGSTSFNLSEYSGFLDSERLATLLPQQGIDVTSPDHVIVFCRESSESTSEELEKTVISHCSSEDDDKKGDEGVNGALGAKEEQTANPSGPSSSSGGSSSYSSCESDHYTSALDIAVQPNQLSLSEQTTKYPEGDVPQIQHEPQVDKRSLIGDNHVITSVVKACIDPAVLTSSQANDPLDDIQSDDASGSKAPFTPSPFVTGRTQSRQSRCSLRESRPPESFFSTSCLFEDIFPKPVRTRRTTPRSQENNYSSPRTPCFISSNSENSTRSDSLPRGYSDTQSSSRAGSCASLSQADTLSLPKNTNGTFVESQTLCDTFLLEENHESSVDCYERNLAEVVQALQEGEVGLVEGRDFLTDDVTSPDEATNTANDISEVPCRQQEDVWFTEDTSCHAGSVSSSSSSSYFSPRKSRENAELPCTPGTGCTPRYNMSLLSIHRRSQHLANLSYTPGGRPHIESADEPVEYLYTDTEQGHKLIEAHIPPTANTSRSSNLSTTSSEETILYDWRSMQTNLQDCKENQKPPESPNDKKANKGSSRLVEGLTDKELRRRLIEMGVSPGPISRRTRPVYIHRLCRLLQESNSKPSQQQDQEEQPQTAHLGYSAELNLALRTFKMPDCHDNEQALCQQFDQPDQNRKWREGNIKSSFNYLLLDPRVTQNLPFRSHGMTLQDCFQTFVNAIFYVGKGKRSRPYSHLYEALDYYKGDKTSKKLCPKVQQILQIWNAKQGVISLHCFQNVIPVEAYTREACMVEAMGLKMLTNLKRGDFYGVVSNWQLKKKRELGVHLLYRALQIFLAEGERQLRPADIRQ is encoded by the exons ATGGATCGGAAAAAGAAGAGCCTGGAAAGTCAACTGTGTGCAGCAGTGAACAATGGAGAACCAAG ATCTGTGCAGCTACTTCTATACCAGGGTGCAATCCCTGACCTTGTGGGGAGTAAGGGGGTGGCCGCCATACATTTGGCTGTTGGAAAAGAAACTGAAAAGAACATGCGATGCTTAAAACTGCTCCTGCAACACGGTGCTGACCCAAATGTTAA aTCATCTGACGGCCTAACTCCTCTTCACGTCGCTGCAATTTGGGGATGCTATCAAAATCTGAAGTTGCTTTTGAAGAATGGTGGGAACCCCAACGTAAAAGATAAC GAAGGAAATACACCGATGCGCCTTGCAGAACTAGAGGAAAATGGAAGATGTGCTCAGCTTTTAGAGGACTACCTGTCCAGTTCTGTGGGCACGGAAGAGGACGACCTGCCTCAATTCAAATACG CGGTTTATTCCGACCACACAGACACATCTGGCTATCCTGAATCTGGCTCCAGCTTCACTTCTCAATCGTCTCTAATAAGCGATCTTGGTGAAGCCCCTTTAAGCAGCACAAGACGGTCATCATTTTTTAACCGCTCAAACATAAATGGAAGGACAGTTTGTAAAGCAATCACGTATAACAAACTTTTTGATGGCGACGCTGAAATGCAACATCATCCGAACTCCAGCACATTCTCACACTGGGAATCTGAAGGTGCCTCCCTTTTATCAAGCACTCGGATATCTACAGTGGAACCCGCAATACCATTTCCAAAGGAGAAAGATTTGTTTGCTGCTACTGATGTGCTTTCGTCAGAGGGAGATGTACAAATTAGAGATGGACAAATTACTACTGCTAAACTCAACACGCCTCCCACATTTCTGTCCAGACGAGCGAACCGTAAAAGCGTCAGCTTCTGTGATGTCGATGAATATTTTCCCGTTTTCAGCCCTCAATCTCCGATAAAAATGACGGCTGTTGACGGTACACCGGGTAATGGCAGCACATCTTTCAACCTTTCTGAGTATTCTGGTTTCCTGGATTCGGAACGTTTGGCTACACTTCTTCCGCAGCAAGGCATAGATGTCACCTCACCAGACCATGTCATTGTTTTCTGTCGGGAAAGTAGTGAAAGCACAAGCGAAGAGTTGGAGAAAACAGTCATCAGTCACTGTAGTTCAGAAGATGATGATAAGAAGGGCGATGAGGGTGTAAATGGTGCTTTAGGTGCTAAAGAAGAACAGACAGCAAATCCAAGTGGGCCCAGCAGTAGCAGTGGAGGCAGCAGCAGTTATAGTAGTTGTGAGAGTGACCATTACACCAGTGCACTGGATATTGCCGTACAACCTAACCAGCTATCTCTATCTGAACAAACTACCAAATACCCCGAAGGAGATGTCCCACAAATTCAACATGAACCCCAAGTTGATAAACGTAGCTTGATTGGGGATAATCATGTAATCACGAGTGTGGTTAAGGCTTGCATCGATCCTGCTGTACTTACTTCAAGCCAGGCGAACGACCCGTTGGATGACATTCAGTCAGATGATGCATCTGGAAGCAAAGCACCATTTACACCAAGTCCATTTGTAACAGGCCGAACGCAGTCGAGGCAGAGTCGCTGCTCACTTAGAGAGAGCAGACCCCCTGAGAGCTTCTTTTCCACTTCTTGCCTATTTGAGGATATTTTTCCTAAACCTGTGCGAACTCGGCGCACAACTCCCAGATCGCAGGAAAACAACTATAGTTCACCACGTACTCCATGCTTCATATCGTCCAATTCAGAGAATAGCACAAGATCCGACTCCTTGCCCAGAGGGTACTCAGACACTCAGTCCAGCAGCAGAGCAGGTTCATGTGCGAGCTTGAGCCAGGCTGATACCCTCAGCCTTCCCAAAAACACTAATGGCACATTTGTTGAGTCACAGACTCTTTGTGACACTTTTCTCTTAGAAGAAAATCATGAATCGTCAGTGGATTGCTATGAAAGAAATCTCGCAGAGGTTGTCCAGGCCCTTCAAGAAGGAGAGGTTGGGCTTGTCGAAGGTAGGGATTTTTTGACAGATGATGTGACAAGTCCAGATGAGGCAACAAATACAGCAAATGATATTTCTGAAGTACCTTGCCGACAACAGGAGGATGTCTGGTTCACGGAGGACACTAGCTGTCATGCAGGATCTGTCTCGTCATCATCCAGCTCTAGCTATTTTTCTCCAAGGAAGTCAAGAGAAAATGCAGAACTTCCATGTACTCCAGGAACCGGATGCACTCCCAGATACAACATGAGTCTGCTCTCAATTCACCGCAGGTCACAGCACCTGGCCAACCTGTCTTACACTCCCGGGGGACGTCCACACATTGAAAGCGCAGATGAACCAGTGGAGTACCTTTACACTGATACGGAGCAGGGTCACAAACTGATTGAGGCCCACATTCCACCTACGGCTAATACCTCACGCAGCTCCAACTTGAGTACCACTAGCAGTGAAGAGACCATCCTCTATGACTGGCGCTCCATGCAGACAAATTTACaagactgcaaagaaaaccagAAGCCACCAGAAAGCCCCAATGACAAGAAGGCCAACAAGGGTTCGAGTAGATTGGTCGAAGGACTGACGGATAAGGAGCTCAGACGGAGGCTCATCGAGATGGGGGTGAGTCCGGGCCCCATAAGTCGTCGAACCAGGCCAGTCTACATTCACAGGCTTTGCCGACTGTTGCAGGAGTCGAACTCTAAACCATCACAGCAACAAGATCAAGAAGAACAGCCACAAACAG CACATTTAGGTTATAGCGCAGAACTTAATTTAGCCCTGCGGACTTTCAAGATGCCTGACTGTCATGATAACGAACAAGCCTTGTGCCAACAATTTGATCAACCAGATCAGAACAGAAAGTGGAGAGAGGGCAATATCAAGTCCAGCTTTAACTACCTGCTGCTTGACCCAAG AGTCACACAAAATCTTCCATTCCGGAGTCACGGCATGACCCTACAGGattgttttcaaacatttgtcAATGCCATTTTTTATGTCGGCAAAGGAAAACGCTCGCGCCCCTACAGTCATCTCTATGAGGCCTTGGACTACTACAAAGGCGATAAGACCTCAAAG AAACTGTGCCCCAAAGTCCAGCAAATACTTCAAATATGGAACGCCAAGCAGGGGGTCATCTCACTGCATTGTTTCCAGAACGTCATTCCAGTGGAGGCCTACACAAGAGAGGCCTGCATGGTAGAGGCCATGG GGTTGAAGATGCTCACAAACCTGAAGCGCGGGGATTTTTACGGTGTGGTTTCAAATTGGCAGCTGAAGAAAAAGCGTGAGCTAGGTGTCCACCTGCTTTACAGGGCCCTGCAGATATTTCTGGCAGAAGGTGAGCGACAGCTCAGGCCAGCAGATATAAGACAgtaa
- the LOC119122165 gene encoding alkaline phosphatase-like, which produces MAGLYLLVSCGLLVFISIQGTDSVYEEELHASYWNHKGKEALHTALNIQPNLHQAKNTILFLGDGMGVTTVTAARILKGQMAGHSGEETSLVMDTFPHVAFSKTYNIDQQMPDSAGTATAYLCGVKANYGTLGVTAATPRYNCSATYGNEVTSVLYRAKKEGKSVGIVTTTRVQHASPGANYAHTANRGWYADSDLSSEAVANGCRDIAYQLVHNVEINVILGGGREYMLPRTMQDPEYPKVLGDRNDGTNLIDEWMKNKKKAKYVWNKKQFDAVDPKNTDFLIGLFEPKDCRYEIERNPLSDPSLTEMTEKAIRILSKNPKGYFLFVEGGRIDHGHHAGRAIRSLTEAIEFDRAIGRAAELTSELDTLTIATADHSHVFTIGGNSARGNSILGVSRTIAEDHKRFTLAGYANGPGYQFFNGTRPDVNETVSTDKEYRQQATVPLDSETHGIEDVAIYAKGPMSHLFHGVQEQSYIAHVMAYAACLPPYDNCKLNHSNHAGFVYPSLLLLLIGLIISSVTSS; this is translated from the exons ATGGCTGGGTTGTATTTGTTGGTTTCGTGCGGATTACTGGTTTTCATTTCAATCCAGGGGACTGACTCTGTTTACG AGGAAGAGCTCCATGCTAGTTACTGGAATCACAAAGGGAAGGAAGCCCTTCACACTGCTCTCAACATTCAGCCTAATCTCCACCAAGCCAAGAACACCATCCTCTTCCTGGGGGACG GTATGGGAGTAACAACAGTTACTGCTGCTCGCATTCTCAAAGGCCAAATGGCAGGACACTCTGGAGAAGAGACCAGTTTGGTCATGGATACCTTCCCTCATGTGGCATTTTCTAAG ACATACAACATAGACCAACAAATGCCAGATAGTGCTGGAACAGCCACTGCATACCTTTGTGGAGTAAAAGCCAATTATGGCACCCTGGGAGTCACTGCTGCCACTCCAAGGTACAACTGCAGTGCCACCTATGGGAATGAAGTCACATCTGTGCTGTATCGGGCCAAGAAAGAAG ggAAATCAGTTGGGATCGTCACTACAACCCGAGTTCAGCATGCATCTCCAGGTGCAAACTATGCTCACACTGCCAACCGTGGTTGGTACGCTGACTCGGATCTCTCCTCTGAGGCTGTTGCAAATGGCTGTCGAGACATTGCATACCAGCTTGTTCACAATGTTGAGATAAAT GTCATACTTGGCGGTGGTCGAGAGTACATGCTTCCAAGGACCATGCAAGACCCAGAATATCCCAAAGTCCTAGGAGATCGAAATGATGGAACAAATCTTATTGATGAGTGGATGAAGAATAAAAAG AAGGCTAAATATGTTTGGAACAAAAAACAGTTTGATGCTGTCGATCCTAAAAACACAGACTTCCTTATTG GTCTTTTTGAGCCCAAGGACTGTCGCTATGAGATAGAGCGCAATCCGTTAAGTGACCCATCCCTAACTGAGATGACAGAAAAAGCCATTAGGATTCTTAGCAAAAACCCAAAAGGATATTTTCTTTTCGTGGAAG gGGGGAGAATAGACCACGGCCATCATGCCGGGAGGGCCATAAGATCTCTCACAGAGGCTATTGAGTTTGATCGAGCCATTGGGCGAGCTGCTGAACTCACAAGCGAGCTGGACACCCTGACAATAGCCACTGCAGACCACTCACATGTCTTCACAATTGGTGGAAATTCAGCCAGAGGAAACTCTATTTTAG GAGTTTCCAGGACCATTGCTGAGGACCACAAGCGCTTCACCTTGGCAGGATATGCAAATGGTCCAGGATACCAGTTTTTCAATGGAACTCGTCCAGATGTAAATGAAACTGTTTCAA CGGATAAGGAGTACCGTCAACAGGCCACAGTCCCGCTGGATTCAGAGACCCATGGTATTGAGGATGTGGCTATATATGCCAAAGGTCCAATGTCCCATCTCTTTCATGGGGTCCAAGAACAGAGCTACATTGCCCATGTAATGGCTTATGCAGCTTGTCTGCCACCTTACGACAACTGCAAACTCAACCATTCGAACCATGCTGGATTCGTCTACCCTAGCTTGCTACTTCTCCTCATTGGCCTAATTATTTCCTCTGTCACATCGTCATAA
- the srek1ip1 gene encoding protein SREK1IP1: MALPGPNKDNIRAGCKKCGYPGHLTFECRNFVRVDPQKDIVLDVSSTSTEESEEEVLNRCGQSRRESCDDDHKKEKHKLKKNKERKSRSRYSSTSSDEEATRKKKKRSRSLSASDDDERRKKKKLKSHKKKSKKNKRDHGKHKKRHRKKKQESSTSSSGSDSD; this comes from the exons ATGGCCCTTCCTG GCCCGAATAAGGACAATATCAGAGCCGGATGCAAGAAATGCGGATATC cGGGCCATTTGACCTTTGAGTGCAGAAATTTTGTGAGAGTTGACCCCCAGAAAGACATTGTTCTAGATGTAAGTAGCACCAGCACTGAGGAGAGTGAAGAGGAAGTTCTGAATCGATGTGGGCAAAGTCGTCGAG AGTCTTGTGATGATGACCACaaaaaagagaagcataaactgaaaaagaacaaagagaGAAAATCAAGAAG tagATATTCTTCAACATCAAGTGATGAAGAAGCtaccagaaagaaaaagaaacgtAGCAGGTCCCTCTCTGCGTCAGATGATGACGAgcgaagaaagaaaaagaaactgaaaagccacaagaaaaaaagtaagaaGAACAAACGGGATCACGGAAAGCATAAGAAGAGACACAGAAAGAAGAAACAGGAAAGCTCCACCAGTTCGAGTGGATCAGACAGTGATTGA